ATATCTCTCCTGTGTAGGGGTCCATCATTATTGCAACTGCGTGTGAGGCGCTCCATTTCTTCACTGCAAGGTCAATCTCTTCTTCCATTATATGCTGAAGCACCTCGTCTATGGTGACAACTATGCTATTGCCCCTCACATAAGGCGGTGTGCCCTCTGAGAGTTGCCAGCCATCGGCATCCCTTAAGACCGAAATCTTGCCACCTGGCTTTTTCAATTCCTCGTCGTATTTGACCTCTATTCCCTCAAGTGCCTGATTGTCTATTCCAACCGAGCCAATGACATGGCTCAAGAGCCTGCCCCTCGGATAAAACCTCTTAAGCTCTGACATAAAGCCAATTCCCTCTATCTTGAGTGCCTTTATATTTTCTACAATCTCAGGGTCAAGTTTTCTTTTAATCCAGAGAAAACTTCTGTTGGATGCATTTGCCTTAAGCAAATCCTCATACCGTGCAGATGTAAGAACGGAAACCCTGTGTGCCTGCTCTGTAGAGAAGCATACTGCTTTGGGGTTACAGTAAAGAGAGTCTGTCTCTATGTTGACTGCAAGCTCCCTTCCACGCCTGTCGTATATGGTTCCTCTTGCTACCTCTATGTCTTTTTTCAGGGTCTGCTGTTGCCTTGCCTTCTTAGAAAGCCTTCCATGATTAATAAGCATAATGTCAGAAAGCCGTAGGACAACCAGAAAAAAGCCAAATACTATTGCTGTACTAAGGATTACCGCCCTTTTGTTCATCTAACACTTCATCCCCCCTATGTGATGCATCAGTAGTTCCCCATGTCTGCCTTTTTACATGAATAACCTTTTTCCTGTCAGGATAACCGAGCCCTGCTACTTCTATTCCCCTTACCTGTAGCACTTCCATCGAAAGGGCAGATGCCCTTTTTGCAATAAGTGTCTTAATCTCTTTCAAGGCAGACGCCCTTTCTGCTTCAAGCACTCCTATCTGATATTCGATTTGTGTGATGCTTGAACGAAGCCAGACCAATCCAAAGATGCCTGTTAAGATGAAGATAACAAGAAGGGATTTAATTAGATATGATAACATGCTTTTTTGGGCAGTGTAAATCATACCCTTTCACCTGCCCTCAGCTTTGCACTCCTTGCCGATGGATTTGCCCTTTGCTCTGTCTCATCAGGCGTAACAGGCTTTTTAGTAAGCACGCTGAGTGTCCCCTGCTCTTTGGCTGTCCTCATAAAGTTCTTAACGAGTCTGTCTTCGAGTGAGTGATAGGATATAGCAACAAGCCTTCCTTGCCTTTTAAGTATCTTAAGGCTGGCATGAAGTCCATCTTGAATCTCATTTAGTTCATTGTTGACTGCAATCCTAAGTGCCTGAAATGTCCTTGTTGCAGGATGAATCCTTCCCCTTCCATGGAAAACCTCCTCTATAATCTTAGAAAGCTCCATTGTGCTCCTAATCGGTCTTTTAAGTAGAATCCTTCTTGCTATCCTCGAGGAGAACCTTTCTTCGCCATACTCTCTAAGGATTCTCTCGATGTCCCTCTCAGGATAGGAATTCACTATATCCTCTGCCTTAAGGGATTGTGCCCTATCCATCCTCATGTCGAGGGGCTCATCCTTAAGAAAACTGAATCCCCTTCCTGAGCCTTTAATCTGAAGCATGGAGAGCCCGAAATCAAAGAGTATGCCATCTGCCAAAATGTCTCCCAAAACATCCTCAAGCTCTGAAAACCTTGCCTTTCTGAGACTGCATCTTTTGTCCATGAGCCTTTGGGATGCCACTTTTAGTGCCTCCTCGTCTCTGTCGGTTGCAATGACTCTGCCATGTGTGCCAATGTGCTTAAGAATCTCGCTTGAATGTCCTCCTCCTCCAACTGTTGCATCCACATACACACCACCCTCA
This region of Nitrospirota bacterium genomic DNA includes:
- the rsmH gene encoding 16S rRNA (cytosine(1402)-N(4))-methyltransferase RsmH, producing the protein MLRQVIDFLNIYEGGVYVDATVGGGGHSSEILKHIGTHGRVIATDRDEEALKVASQRLMDKRCSLRKARFSELEDVLGDILADGILFDFGLSMLQIKGSGRGFSFLKDEPLDMRMDRAQSLKAEDIVNSYPERDIERILREYGEERFSSRIARRILLKRPIRSTMELSKIIEEVFHGRGRIHPATRTFQALRIAVNNELNEIQDGLHASLKILKRQGRLVAISYHSLEDRLVKNFMRTAKEQGTLSVLTKKPVTPDETEQRANPSARSAKLRAGERV